One Elgaria multicarinata webbii isolate HBS135686 ecotype San Diego chromosome 7, rElgMul1.1.pri, whole genome shotgun sequence DNA window includes the following coding sequences:
- the LOC134401996 gene encoding mas-related G-protein coupled receptor member H-like → MNGPKPVMSIDDFSSSGDSEYSPQVYRIVNVSIGIGLPINITNEQHLDNLSKHLINSFIVMICLLGLVGNGRVIWLLGFRIKRNPFTTYILNLSIADFGVLISLLATSTFVIVVNLYNRNYVLSVFFLLFLELFFFMYSTGQFLLAAISIDRCVAVLFPLWHRCHRPPRLSTIVCSLIWILSFLLSGIHFTLQMTGSFGNAPLWFQLIVNALLCMPLMLISTLTLFIHVCCKSKQRQQGMLVMAILLALLFFLLFAFPMNAFYVIHSFYAPHHSLMVTGFACASLNSSINPLIYFFVGRRQKKGKPRVSLKVALQRVFKDEQNSMEDEKDSTETPL, encoded by the coding sequence ATGAATGGGCCAAAACCAGTTATGAGTATTGACGACTTTAGTTCTTCTGGAGATTCTGAATACAGCCCACAGGTTTATCGAATTGTTAATGTCAGTATTGGCATTGGACTTCCAATTAACATCACAAATGAGCAACATTTGGATAATTTATCAAAACATCTTATCAACAGCTTCATTGTAATGATTTGCTTGTTGGGGCTGGTGGGAAATGGGCGTGTCATTTGGCTTCTTGGCTTCCGCATAAAGAGGAATCCTTTCACCACCTACATCCTGAACCTCTCCATAGCTGACTTTGGTGTCCTCATCTCACTCCTCGCTACCTCTACATTTGTGATTGTGGTAAATCTGTACAATAGAAATTatgttctctctgtgttttttctATTATTTCTTGAACTCTTTTTCTTCATGTATTCTACTGGTCAATTTCTCCTGGCCGCTATCAGCATCGACAGGTGTGTGGCTGTCCTCTTCCCACTTTGGCATCGATGCCACCGGCCACCACGCTTATCCACCATTGTGTGTTCTCTGATATGGATCCTCTCCTTCCTGCTCTCTGGAATTCACTTCACTCTCCAAATGACTGGGAGCTTTGGAAATGCCCCACTATGGTTTCAGCTTATAGTGAATGCTCTGCTTTGCATGCCTCTCATGCTCATCTCCACACTGACCTTATTCATCCACGTCTGCTGTAAATCAAAACAACGCCAGCAGGGAATGCTTGTCATGGCCATCTTGCTGgcactcctcttcttcctcctttttgcctttccAATGAATGCTTTCTATGTAATTCACTCTTTTTACGCTCCACATCACAGCCTCATGGTAACTGGCTTTGCCTGTGCGTCTCTCAACAGTAGCATCAACCCACTGATATATTTCTTCGTTGGGAGAAGACAGAAGAAAGGTAAACCCAGAGTGTCATTGAAGGTTGCACTCCAGAGAGTTTTCAAGGACGAACAAAACTCTATGGAAGATGAAAAAGATAGCACTGAAACACCGTTATGA